In Helianthus annuus cultivar XRQ/B chromosome 3, HanXRQr2.0-SUNRISE, whole genome shotgun sequence, a single window of DNA contains:
- the LOC118490677 gene encoding uncharacterized protein LOC118490677, whose amino-acid sequence MYRKNYRSYDESQEETTFYVTNLPCGISNSLLRKAFQPYGVVKDAYVARKKDVRGNNFGFIRYVGVTNINMVLEGMNSVKIFEAKVSASLAKFDKNHNKIERKFPDTRYVQPKPTPANPAPPVKETRHYATAGVPKRSLYRDILVGKQGETSGNSKRVMVEDRLALYPNHFMMRAVVVEVKSVVALEELRTLLDIGGYMDNPVSYLGGLKCMVVFKEKRLAIEFIEKESEAWSSVISSAVLWKGQDISYDRLVWLNIVGVPIQLRDNKLYDQIGEQFGRLAGGSQFSWSSSDNSSGNCWVVTEVGKRIDEEVKLLWREREYKAWVTEERNQDLQSVIAELTTSKFSTPAKSSGSVAGQNEEVEEGEIPVGHDETPARAGVDSRTPFEIPGENERSRREDSVHEEHAREGERLLRSVEVGSVNKVGHTTTKDLGSTRVSRKRPRSFISPHQLSPKNLFGAGDNYEGGARDESLDLNNPLVSTGQNSTDTNSETEIKETPAMDIDSEHITVLAVAEANNEAAQDIDFQTRNSGQLKNGDEDTRAETVATIGVGEKVGFQLSGFRDQVSKTIIGEGDQIVHQ is encoded by the exons ATGTATCGGAAGAACTACCGGAGTTACGACGAGAGTCAGGAGGAGACAACATTCTACGTGACCAATCTTCCATGCGGGATTTCGAACTCATTGTTACGGAAAGCCTTCCAGCCGTATGGCGTTGTTAAGGATGCTTATGTTGCTCGAAAGAAGGATGTCAGAGGCAACAACTTCGGGTTCATTAGATATGTGGGGGTTACAAACATCAACATGGTACTGGAAGGCATGAATTCAGTGAAGATCTTTGAAGCTAAGGTGTCAGCGTCATTGGCTAAATTCGACAAGAACCACAATAAGATTGAGCGCAAGTTTCCTGATACAAGATATGTTCAACCTAAGCCAACTCCAGCCAATCCAGCACCACCAGTAAAGGAGACGAGGCATTACGCGACAGCTGGGGTGCCCAAAAGAAGTCTGTACAGAGACATTCTGGTTGGGAAGCAAGGAGAGACGAGTGGCAATAGTAAAAGAGTAATGGTAGAGGATAGATTAGCATTGTATCCCAATCATTTTATGATGAGGGCCGTGGTGGTTGAGGTAAAAAGTGTGGTGGCGTTGGAAGAATTAAGGACACTACTTGACATTGGAGGATACATGGATAACCCAGTAAGTTATCTAGGTGGACTAAAGTGTATGGTGGTTTTTAAAGAAAAGAGGCTAGCAATCGAATTCATAGAAAAAGAATCGGAGGCATGGAGCAGTGTAATTTCATCCGCGGTATTATGGAAGGGGCAAGATATTAGCTACGACCGACTGGTGTGGCTGAACATTGTAGGAGTTCCGATTCAACTCCGCGACAATAAGTTGTATGATCAGATAGGAGAACAATTTGGGAGGCTCGCCGGGGGGTCGCAATTCTCGTGGTCTTCATCAGATAACTCAAGTGGAAACTGCTGGGTTGTCACAGAGGTCGGCAAGAGAATTGACGAAGAAGTTAAGTTACTTTGGCGAGAAAGAGAATACAAAGCTTGGGTGACAGAGGAACGTAATCAAGATCTACAGTCTGTAATTGCGGAGCTAACAACGTCCAAGTTCTCCACCCCAGCGAAATCCTCTGGTTCTGTTGCAGGACAGAATGAGGAAGTCGAAGAAGGTGAAATCCCGGTGGGTCATGATGAAACTCCGGCGAGAGCGGGTGTCGATAGTCGGACGCCGTTTGAAATTCCGGGGGAAAACGAAAGGTCAAGACGGGAGGACAGCGTGCATGAGGAGCATGCTCGGGAAG GGGAAAGGTTGCTTAGGTCAGTTGAGGTTGGAAGTGTCAACAAGGTGGGCCATACTACAACTAAGGATCTGGGCTCCACTAGGGTATCACGTAAACGACCCAGAAGCTTCATTAGTCCACACCAACTAAGCCCAAAAAATCTTTTTGGGGCTGGAGATAATTATGAAGGTGGGGCCAGGGATGAGTCATTAGATTTAAACAACCCTTTAGTGTCCACTGGTCAAAATTCGACGGACACAAACTCAGAGACGGAAATCAAGGAGACACCAGCGATGGATATCGATTCGGAACACATTACAGTTCTGGCGGTTGCAGAGGCCAACAACGAAGCAGCACAGGATATCGATTTCCAAACAAGGAACTCAGGGCAGTTGAAGAATGGTGATGAAGACACTAGGGCTGAAACTGTTGCGACGATTGGTGTAGGAGAGAAGGTAGGGTTTCAGTTGTCGGGGTTCCGCGATCAGGTTAGTAAGACTATTATTGGAGAAGGTGACCAAATTGTTCATCAATGA